In a single window of the Drosophila subpulchrella strain 33 F10 #4 breed RU33 chromosome X, RU_Dsub_v1.1 Primary Assembly, whole genome shotgun sequence genome:
- the LOC119557031 gene encoding thyroid adenoma-associated protein homolog isoform X3, translating to MNDLNLRVAALKLCAHPKRFAELRDALVPLPKRWNSAPQEYVRQFAAAKSSAEQVLVVKDIFFKDQQQDHEEVARFLADLLLASPLKHAVRNQLTKYDSSRTMPWPNRMRNGCTGTRRSSCWRHCNSPSARWPKV from the exons ATGAACGATCTGAACTTGCGCGTGGCCGCCTTGAAATTGTGTGCGCATCCCAAGCGATTTGCGGAGCTGCGCGACGCTCTCGTTCCGCTGCCCAAGCGATGGAATTCGG CTCCCCAGGAATATGTGCGCCAGTTTGCGGCGGCCAAGAGCAGTGCGGAGCAGGTCCTGGTGGTCAAGGACATCTTCTTCAAGGATCAGCAGCAGGATCATGAGGAAGTGGCTCGCTTCCTGGCCGATCTCCTGCTGGCCAGTCCCCTAAAGCACGCCGTGCGCAACCAGCTGACCAAGTACG ACTCTTCTCGGACAATGCCCTGGCCAAACAGGATGCGAAACGGCTGCACGGGCACTCGAAGGAGCAGTTGCTGGAGGCACTGCAACAGTCCCTCGGCGAGATGGCCCAAAGTCTGA
- the LOC119557031 gene encoding thyroid adenoma-associated protein homolog isoform X1, which produces MNDLNLRVAALKLCAHPKRFAELRDALVPLPKRWNSAPQEYVRQFAAAKSSAEQVLVVKDIFFKDQQQDHEEVARFLADLLLASPLKHAVRNQLTKLFSDNALAKQDAKRLHGHSKEQLLEALQQSLGEMAQSLTGISPTALSHDRTNDVFVSANACLQNFPFGREALGYQVHLFAPLLPTALEGYWADISDPSLELSPTRRNELYLYVQNALRFLVSLLSEWSDQLRQCDGRRLLGSADVVAQKVARHVDTPWDVRSIAGLLIGHLARFSGTFREYIAECSRPQAEQDLPVQTAALLVLRRTDYTDYAPQALAILKTIVSVGERESSVSNLLVFLSKHLFIYSKSLGEIQALLPDELEIYNQQILAELQVFALENISDATDSVRHMSSALLRQVLQHAQVAGREELFQVVYRQFEGRAAPLSASCLALEQLVAVAGVSRCIDNCPSLFGVIFPRFLGCEDSVDALFKAMMVSAHKTQPLAEWQSLWFGQLLAAIQVPEKRRSVIEQLLTQAVQLEPQTLAHLLLRNARLPLSSKLAAILSVRQLSVRRQELLRDLKQDVDQALLGLDDHTRLLALRFVVETPRPSEHLTTAEAEAISLYLRHNANNPSAHLRQLGYGLLQKALRRIHLGLAEHQKRPTPAGEELLRLLTRLTGDLSRNLFPTANYGRRWLSLHLLHDCVELSRKLQLKIGEEQLPAEALPNLEHCLADSYEQNKVLAAQLLETLQSRSRFQPDEIIGLLLSLRPPDSATGAFQLQVYCRAKEVEHDMPLAMKAEESTYEPRTYRALQWCMEHLREGLCLAQRDLAEAAKLNPLYGLLFASRHLLQQLNLKQLAKEHAWKRYIEDLVALCLKVSQVVLPVVSSASPEGHLPTTRDYETDQPLTNVLSRRLPSEALQQVRTTPQMVLLCAWRSIKEVCLILGGLVERAPLEEEQQQQQEPNDFLLSSGRLEAIGEQFLLLLAETKHRGAFEQAYVGFTMLCRRFWHSDSVRLNQLPGQWVSEAMAMVSGEEVRKGARLCSTRRSAGMPFMLQALICTELKLGTHATLHRCMHRLLEVCERRSAGSAGITARSHALNILRALFRCSELAELVTEFMARGIQCGLEGLLLAEEWAERNCATLLLAALVVRVFGVERARLETGELHVRNRMTGRIFFTRYPQLFDYFHIALQREADQMDSNEGGSDAENGGGKRRQAVQLEAMLLMLSRLYPSSLEGAESTLNLSEFVPFLIKICRSHDLMTRERAALVVANFVSQEQALAEIRHLVVELKALQLKLKKEKEAIILDTNLLHGQLLLLLHLHRLVRWMRPSLTRMLLHTLAALAAPILQRDVCAFSALVDVMVAAMEDAVDPGLLDFQLLEEIGAVYLLDHKEVHKRCQEQGISMRFYQMFGLHLHRLRDISQGTVLHIIEDLSEPIWALDELKVELWLYLLLQRSMGQERSLVSELDIEHFQFAGDIRRYYKTLSPELREEIAQELYQSQAIRSCVLNMVKASTSGCWSLRLAGRLAALQPLLQDPGLDLNRLVQQCSEEYSSHQEAGLVLGLKRLITERKTLERKHWPPLLNYALRLVEPVQPVYLRHQAAELCDLLARSHLKDQLGLGVANVDVEVVGRFIKLVLLLLLDEEELVRHKAAQLVCSAGFRSEVQQEQESKAKDILPSALTPEFLKVVLSKLENQADNPDFLLRLFHLIAEPFLASEVKDSELSIDEDGDVDVFDKQEINLYCEPLLVLCELSAAFRSQFGKCQALMATINALGLPADLLTN; this is translated from the exons ATGAACGATCTGAACTTGCGCGTGGCCGCCTTGAAATTGTGTGCGCATCCCAAGCGATTTGCGGAGCTGCGCGACGCTCTCGTTCCGCTGCCCAAGCGATGGAATTCGG CTCCCCAGGAATATGTGCGCCAGTTTGCGGCGGCCAAGAGCAGTGCGGAGCAGGTCCTGGTGGTCAAGGACATCTTCTTCAAGGATCAGCAGCAGGATCATGAGGAAGTGGCTCGCTTCCTGGCCGATCTCCTGCTGGCCAGTCCCCTAAAGCACGCCGTGCGCAACCAGCTGACCAA ACTCTTCTCGGACAATGCCCTGGCCAAACAGGATGCGAAACGGCTGCACGGGCACTCGAAGGAGCAGTTGCTGGAGGCACTGCAACAGTCCCTCGGCGAGATGGCCCAAAGTCTGACGGGGATCAGCCCGACCGCTCTGAGCCACGATCGCACCAACGACGTCTTCGTGTCCGCCAATGCCTGTCTGCAGAACTTTCCCTTTGGACGCGAGGCCCTGGGCTACCAGGTGCACCTTTTTGCGCCCCTACTGCCCACCGCCTTGGAAGGCTACTGGGCGGACATTAG TGATCCCTCGCTGGAACTCTCGCCGACACGTCGCAACGAGCTCTACCTGTACGTGCAGAATGCACTGCGATTCCTGGTCAGCCTGCTCTCCGAGTGGAGCGACCAGTTGCGCCAGTGCGATGGCCGAAGGTTGCTAGGCTCGGCGGATGTGGTGGCCCAGAAGGTGGCTCGCCACGTGGACACACCGTGGGACGTGCGATCCATTGCCGGCCTGCTGATCGGTCACCTGGCGCGTTTCTCGGGTACATTCAGGGAGTACATCGCAGAGTGCTCGAGACCACAGGCGGAACAGGATCTTCCTGTCCAGACGGCCGCCCTGCTCGTCCTGCGGCGCACCGATTACACGGACTACGCTCCACAGGCACTGGCCATTCTGAAGACGATCGTGAGCGTGGGCGAGCGCGAGAGCAGCGTGAGCAACCTGCTCGTCTTTCTGTCTAAACACCTCTTCATCTACTCCAAATCCCTGGGCGAGATCCAGGCCCTTCTGCCCGACGAACTGGAGATCTATAATCAGCAGATCCTGGCGGAGTTGCAAGTGTTTGCCCTGGAGAACATTTCCGATGCCACAGATTCGGTGCGTCACATGAGCAGCGCCCTGCTCCGCCAGGTGTTACAGCACGCCCAGGTGGCCGGTCGTGAAGAGCTCTTTCAGGTGGTCTACCGTCAGTTTGAAGGTCGTGCCGCTCCACTCAGTGCCAGCTGCCTAGCGCTGGAGCAGCTCGTGGCGGTGGCGGGAGTGAGCCGGTGCATTGACAACTGTCCCTCGCTGTTTGGAGTCATCTTCCCGCGCTTCCTGGGCTGCGAGGACAGCGTGGATGCCCTGTTCAAAG CCATGATGGTGTCTGCCCACAAGACGCAGCCCTTGGCCGAGTGGCAGAGCCTGTGGTTCGGCCAACTTCTAGCGGCGATTCAGGTGCCGGAGAAGCGGCGATCGGTCATTGAACAACTGCTCACACAAGCGGTCCAACTGGAGCCCCAGACCCTGGCTCACCTGCTCCTCCGCAACGCTCGGCTGCCACTCAGCAGCAAGCTGGCGGCGATTCTCAGTGTGAGGCAGCTCAGCGTGAGGCGGCAGGAGCTGCTGCGGGACCTAAAGCAGGATGTGGACCAGGCCCTGCTCGGACTAGACGACCACACGCGCCTTTTGGCGCTGCGCTTCGTGGTGGAGACGCCGCGTCCCAGCGAGCACTTGACCACGGCTGAGGCGGAGGCCATTAGTCTGTATTTGCGCCACAATGCCAACAATCCGAGCGCCCATCTGCGTCAGCTGGGCTACGGCCTGTTGCAGAAGGCTTTGAGAAGGATCCATCTCGGCCTGGCCGAGCACCAGAAACGTCCCACGCCGGCGGGCGAGGAGCTGCTCCGCCTGCTGACCCGTCTAACCGGTGATCTCTCGCGCAATCTGTTTCCTACAGCGAACTACGGGCGACGCTGGCTGTCGCTGCACTTGCTTCACGATTGCGTGGAGTTAAGCCGCAAGTTGCAGCTAAAGATCGGCGAGGAGCAACTGCCTGCGGAGGCACTGCCGAATCTGGAGCACTGCCTGGCAGACAGCTATGAGCAGAACAAGGTCCTGGCCGCCCAGCTGCTAGAGACGCTTCAATCCCGTTCCCGCTTTCAGCCGGATGAGATAATCGGGCTGCTGCTCTCGCTGAGGCCACCAGATTCGGCGACCGGAGCCTTCCAGTTGCAGGTCTACTGTCGAGCCAAAGAGGTGGAGCATGACATGCCCCTGGCAATGAAAGCGGAAGAATCTACGTATGAACCAAGGACCTACAGAGCACTGCAATGGTGCATGGAACACTTGAGGGAGGGTCTATGCCTCGCCCAACGAGATCTTGCCGAGGCAGCCAAGCTGAACCCTTTGTACGGATTGCTTTTTGCCAGCCGACATCTGCTCCAGCAACTTAATCTCAAGCAACTGGCAAAGGAACACGCCTGGAAGCGGTACATTGAGGACCTGGTGGCCCTCTGCCTGAAAGTCAGCCAAGTGGTGCTGCCTGTGGTCAGTAGCGCCTCGCCAGAGGGCCACTTGCCCACCACCCGCGACTATGAGACGGACCAGCCGCTGACCAACGTGCTCAGCCGCCGGCTGCCCAGTGAGGCACTGCAGCAGGTGCGAACCACGCCTCAGATGGTGCTCCTCTGTGCCTGGCGCAGCATCAAGGAGGTGTGCCTGATCTTGGGCGGACTGGTTGAGCGGGCGCCGCTGGAAgaagagcagcagcagcaacaggagCCGAATGACTTCCTGCTCAGCAGTGGCCGGCTGGAGGCCATTGGGGAGCAGTTCCTTCTTCTACTTGCCGAGACCAAGCATCGCGGCGCCTTCGAGCAGGCCTACGTGGGATTCACGATGTTGTGCCGGCGCTTTTGGCATAGCGATTCAGTGCGTCTCAACCAGCTGCCCGGTCAGTGGGTGAGCGAGGCCATGGCGATGGTCAGCGGTGAGGAGGTGCGTAAAGGGGCCCGTCTGTGCTCCACGCGCCGCAGCGCCGGCATGCCTTTCATGCTGCAGGCGCTGATCTGCACGGAACTCAAGCTGGGCACCCATGCCACCCTCCACCGCTGCATGCACCGGCTGCTCGAGGTCTGCGAGCGAAGGTCAGCCGGATCGGCCGGCATCACCGCCCGCAGTCACGCCCTCAACATCCTGCGCGCCCTCTTCCGCTGCAGCGAACTGGCCGAGCTGGTCACTGAGTTCATGGCCCGGGGTATCCAGTGCGGCCTGGAGGGCCTACTCCTCGCCGAGGAGTGGGCGGAACGCAACTGCGCCACCCTGCTGCTCGCCGCCCTCGTCGTTCGCGTGTTTGGAGTGGAGCGTGCTCGCCTTGAGACTGGTGAACTGCATGTGCGTAACAGGATGACGGGACGAATCTTCTTCACACGATATCCGCAGCTCTTTGATTACTTCCACATCGCCCTGCAGCGGGAGGCGGATCAGATGGACTCGAACGAGGGAGGCAGCGATGCGGAGAACGGAGGCGGGAAGCGTCGGCAGGCGGTCCAGCTGGAGGCTATGCTGCTCATGCTCAGCCGACTGTATCCATCCTCGCTGGAGGGCGCCGAGTCCACGTTGAAT TTGAGCGAGTTCGTGCCCTTCCTGATAAAGATCTGCCGCTCCCACGATTTGATGACACGTGAAAGGGCTGCTTTGGTGGTGGCCAACTTTGTCAGCCAGGAGCAAGCGCTCGCCGAGATCAGGCACCTCGTCGTGGAACTCAAGGCGCTGCAGTTAAAGCTGAAG AAGGAAAAGGAAGCCATCATCCTGGACACGAATCTCTTGCACGGACAATTACTACTCCTGCTCCACCTGCACCGCTTGGTTCGCTGGATGAGACCCTCGTTGACAAGAATGCTGCTGCACACACTAGCCGCTCTGGCAGCTCCGATCCTTCAGCGCGACGTGTGTGCGTTCAGTGCGCTGGTGGATGTGATGGTGGCTGCCATGGAGGATGCCGTCGATCCTGGGCTGCTGGATTTCCAGCTTTTAGAGGAGATCGGTGCTGTGTACCTGTTGGACCATAAGGAGGTCCATAAACGCTGCCAGGAGCAGGGAATCTCCATGCGATTCTACCAGATGTTTGGCCTGCACCTTCACCGATTGCGCGACATTTCCCAGGGAACAGTGCTGCACATAATCGAGGACCTGTctgaacccatctgggccctGGACGAGCTGAAGGTGGAGCTGTGGCTGTACCTCCTGCTACAAAGATCCATGGGACAGGAACGCTCGCTGGTTAGCGAGCTAGACATCGAGCACTTCCAATTTGCAGGCGACATCCGGCGCTATTACAAGACACTCAGCCCCGAGCTGCGAGAGGAAATCGCCCAGGAGCTGTATCAATCCCAGGCCATCCGCTCCTGCGTACTGAATATGGTGAAAGCCTCGACCAGCGGATGTTGGAGCCTCCGATTGGCCGGAAGGCTAGCTGCCTTGCAACCCCTGCTTCAAGACCCAGGATTGGATTTGAATCGGCTGGTTCAGCAATGCTCAGAGGAATACTCCAGTCACCAGGAGGCGGGACTGGTGCTGGGCCTGAAACGTCTGATCACAGAAAGGAAAACCCTGGAGCGGAAGCACTGGCCACCGCTGCTGAACTACGCCCTGCGCCTAGTTGAACCCGTCCAGCCCGTCTACCTTCGTCATCAGGCTGCGGAACTGTGCGATTTGCTAGCACGCAGCCACCTAAAGGACCAACTGGGCTTGGGAGTCGCAAACGTGGACGTTGAGGTGGTCGGTCGCTTTATAAAACTGGTGCTGCTCCTGCTACTGGATGAGGAGGAGTTGGTACGCCACAAGGCTGCCCAGCTGGTGTGCAGTGCAGGTTTTAGGAGCGAAGTCCAACAAGAGCAGGAATCCAAGGCTAAGGACATTTTGCCCAGTGCCCTGACTCCGGAGTTCCTAAAAGTGGTACTTTCAAAACTGGAGAATCAGGCCGACAATCCAGACTTTCTACTGCGACTGTTCCATCTCATCGCTGAGCCTTTCCTGGCCTCCGAAGTGAAGGATTCCGAGCTAAGCATAGATGAAGACGGGGATGTAGATGTGTTCGACAAGCAGGAGATCAACCTGTACTGCGAGCCGCTGCTGGTTCTCTGCGAGTTGTCCGCTGCTTTTCGATCGCAGTTTGGAAAATGCCAGGCGTTGATGGCTACCATAAATGCCCTGGGACTTCCTGCAGATTTGCTTACTAACTAG
- the LOC119557031 gene encoding thyroid adenoma-associated protein homolog isoform X2 has protein sequence MAQSLTGISPTALSHDRTNDVFVSANACLQNFPFGREALGYQVHLFAPLLPTALEGYWADISDPSLELSPTRRNELYLYVQNALRFLVSLLSEWSDQLRQCDGRRLLGSADVVAQKVARHVDTPWDVRSIAGLLIGHLARFSGTFREYIAECSRPQAEQDLPVQTAALLVLRRTDYTDYAPQALAILKTIVSVGERESSVSNLLVFLSKHLFIYSKSLGEIQALLPDELEIYNQQILAELQVFALENISDATDSVRHMSSALLRQVLQHAQVAGREELFQVVYRQFEGRAAPLSASCLALEQLVAVAGVSRCIDNCPSLFGVIFPRFLGCEDSVDALFKAMMVSAHKTQPLAEWQSLWFGQLLAAIQVPEKRRSVIEQLLTQAVQLEPQTLAHLLLRNARLPLSSKLAAILSVRQLSVRRQELLRDLKQDVDQALLGLDDHTRLLALRFVVETPRPSEHLTTAEAEAISLYLRHNANNPSAHLRQLGYGLLQKALRRIHLGLAEHQKRPTPAGEELLRLLTRLTGDLSRNLFPTANYGRRWLSLHLLHDCVELSRKLQLKIGEEQLPAEALPNLEHCLADSYEQNKVLAAQLLETLQSRSRFQPDEIIGLLLSLRPPDSATGAFQLQVYCRAKEVEHDMPLAMKAEESTYEPRTYRALQWCMEHLREGLCLAQRDLAEAAKLNPLYGLLFASRHLLQQLNLKQLAKEHAWKRYIEDLVALCLKVSQVVLPVVSSASPEGHLPTTRDYETDQPLTNVLSRRLPSEALQQVRTTPQMVLLCAWRSIKEVCLILGGLVERAPLEEEQQQQQEPNDFLLSSGRLEAIGEQFLLLLAETKHRGAFEQAYVGFTMLCRRFWHSDSVRLNQLPGQWVSEAMAMVSGEEVRKGARLCSTRRSAGMPFMLQALICTELKLGTHATLHRCMHRLLEVCERRSAGSAGITARSHALNILRALFRCSELAELVTEFMARGIQCGLEGLLLAEEWAERNCATLLLAALVVRVFGVERARLETGELHVRNRMTGRIFFTRYPQLFDYFHIALQREADQMDSNEGGSDAENGGGKRRQAVQLEAMLLMLSRLYPSSLEGAESTLNLSEFVPFLIKICRSHDLMTRERAALVVANFVSQEQALAEIRHLVVELKALQLKLKKEKEAIILDTNLLHGQLLLLLHLHRLVRWMRPSLTRMLLHTLAALAAPILQRDVCAFSALVDVMVAAMEDAVDPGLLDFQLLEEIGAVYLLDHKEVHKRCQEQGISMRFYQMFGLHLHRLRDISQGTVLHIIEDLSEPIWALDELKVELWLYLLLQRSMGQERSLVSELDIEHFQFAGDIRRYYKTLSPELREEIAQELYQSQAIRSCVLNMVKASTSGCWSLRLAGRLAALQPLLQDPGLDLNRLVQQCSEEYSSHQEAGLVLGLKRLITERKTLERKHWPPLLNYALRLVEPVQPVYLRHQAAELCDLLARSHLKDQLGLGVANVDVEVVGRFIKLVLLLLLDEEELVRHKAAQLVCSAGFRSEVQQEQESKAKDILPSALTPEFLKVVLSKLENQADNPDFLLRLFHLIAEPFLASEVKDSELSIDEDGDVDVFDKQEINLYCEPLLVLCELSAAFRSQFGKCQALMATINALGLPADLLTN, from the exons ATGGCCCAAAGTCTGACGGGGATCAGCCCGACCGCTCTGAGCCACGATCGCACCAACGACGTCTTCGTGTCCGCCAATGCCTGTCTGCAGAACTTTCCCTTTGGACGCGAGGCCCTGGGCTACCAGGTGCACCTTTTTGCGCCCCTACTGCCCACCGCCTTGGAAGGCTACTGGGCGGACATTAG TGATCCCTCGCTGGAACTCTCGCCGACACGTCGCAACGAGCTCTACCTGTACGTGCAGAATGCACTGCGATTCCTGGTCAGCCTGCTCTCCGAGTGGAGCGACCAGTTGCGCCAGTGCGATGGCCGAAGGTTGCTAGGCTCGGCGGATGTGGTGGCCCAGAAGGTGGCTCGCCACGTGGACACACCGTGGGACGTGCGATCCATTGCCGGCCTGCTGATCGGTCACCTGGCGCGTTTCTCGGGTACATTCAGGGAGTACATCGCAGAGTGCTCGAGACCACAGGCGGAACAGGATCTTCCTGTCCAGACGGCCGCCCTGCTCGTCCTGCGGCGCACCGATTACACGGACTACGCTCCACAGGCACTGGCCATTCTGAAGACGATCGTGAGCGTGGGCGAGCGCGAGAGCAGCGTGAGCAACCTGCTCGTCTTTCTGTCTAAACACCTCTTCATCTACTCCAAATCCCTGGGCGAGATCCAGGCCCTTCTGCCCGACGAACTGGAGATCTATAATCAGCAGATCCTGGCGGAGTTGCAAGTGTTTGCCCTGGAGAACATTTCCGATGCCACAGATTCGGTGCGTCACATGAGCAGCGCCCTGCTCCGCCAGGTGTTACAGCACGCCCAGGTGGCCGGTCGTGAAGAGCTCTTTCAGGTGGTCTACCGTCAGTTTGAAGGTCGTGCCGCTCCACTCAGTGCCAGCTGCCTAGCGCTGGAGCAGCTCGTGGCGGTGGCGGGAGTGAGCCGGTGCATTGACAACTGTCCCTCGCTGTTTGGAGTCATCTTCCCGCGCTTCCTGGGCTGCGAGGACAGCGTGGATGCCCTGTTCAAAG CCATGATGGTGTCTGCCCACAAGACGCAGCCCTTGGCCGAGTGGCAGAGCCTGTGGTTCGGCCAACTTCTAGCGGCGATTCAGGTGCCGGAGAAGCGGCGATCGGTCATTGAACAACTGCTCACACAAGCGGTCCAACTGGAGCCCCAGACCCTGGCTCACCTGCTCCTCCGCAACGCTCGGCTGCCACTCAGCAGCAAGCTGGCGGCGATTCTCAGTGTGAGGCAGCTCAGCGTGAGGCGGCAGGAGCTGCTGCGGGACCTAAAGCAGGATGTGGACCAGGCCCTGCTCGGACTAGACGACCACACGCGCCTTTTGGCGCTGCGCTTCGTGGTGGAGACGCCGCGTCCCAGCGAGCACTTGACCACGGCTGAGGCGGAGGCCATTAGTCTGTATTTGCGCCACAATGCCAACAATCCGAGCGCCCATCTGCGTCAGCTGGGCTACGGCCTGTTGCAGAAGGCTTTGAGAAGGATCCATCTCGGCCTGGCCGAGCACCAGAAACGTCCCACGCCGGCGGGCGAGGAGCTGCTCCGCCTGCTGACCCGTCTAACCGGTGATCTCTCGCGCAATCTGTTTCCTACAGCGAACTACGGGCGACGCTGGCTGTCGCTGCACTTGCTTCACGATTGCGTGGAGTTAAGCCGCAAGTTGCAGCTAAAGATCGGCGAGGAGCAACTGCCTGCGGAGGCACTGCCGAATCTGGAGCACTGCCTGGCAGACAGCTATGAGCAGAACAAGGTCCTGGCCGCCCAGCTGCTAGAGACGCTTCAATCCCGTTCCCGCTTTCAGCCGGATGAGATAATCGGGCTGCTGCTCTCGCTGAGGCCACCAGATTCGGCGACCGGAGCCTTCCAGTTGCAGGTCTACTGTCGAGCCAAAGAGGTGGAGCATGACATGCCCCTGGCAATGAAAGCGGAAGAATCTACGTATGAACCAAGGACCTACAGAGCACTGCAATGGTGCATGGAACACTTGAGGGAGGGTCTATGCCTCGCCCAACGAGATCTTGCCGAGGCAGCCAAGCTGAACCCTTTGTACGGATTGCTTTTTGCCAGCCGACATCTGCTCCAGCAACTTAATCTCAAGCAACTGGCAAAGGAACACGCCTGGAAGCGGTACATTGAGGACCTGGTGGCCCTCTGCCTGAAAGTCAGCCAAGTGGTGCTGCCTGTGGTCAGTAGCGCCTCGCCAGAGGGCCACTTGCCCACCACCCGCGACTATGAGACGGACCAGCCGCTGACCAACGTGCTCAGCCGCCGGCTGCCCAGTGAGGCACTGCAGCAGGTGCGAACCACGCCTCAGATGGTGCTCCTCTGTGCCTGGCGCAGCATCAAGGAGGTGTGCCTGATCTTGGGCGGACTGGTTGAGCGGGCGCCGCTGGAAgaagagcagcagcagcaacaggagCCGAATGACTTCCTGCTCAGCAGTGGCCGGCTGGAGGCCATTGGGGAGCAGTTCCTTCTTCTACTTGCCGAGACCAAGCATCGCGGCGCCTTCGAGCAGGCCTACGTGGGATTCACGATGTTGTGCCGGCGCTTTTGGCATAGCGATTCAGTGCGTCTCAACCAGCTGCCCGGTCAGTGGGTGAGCGAGGCCATGGCGATGGTCAGCGGTGAGGAGGTGCGTAAAGGGGCCCGTCTGTGCTCCACGCGCCGCAGCGCCGGCATGCCTTTCATGCTGCAGGCGCTGATCTGCACGGAACTCAAGCTGGGCACCCATGCCACCCTCCACCGCTGCATGCACCGGCTGCTCGAGGTCTGCGAGCGAAGGTCAGCCGGATCGGCCGGCATCACCGCCCGCAGTCACGCCCTCAACATCCTGCGCGCCCTCTTCCGCTGCAGCGAACTGGCCGAGCTGGTCACTGAGTTCATGGCCCGGGGTATCCAGTGCGGCCTGGAGGGCCTACTCCTCGCCGAGGAGTGGGCGGAACGCAACTGCGCCACCCTGCTGCTCGCCGCCCTCGTCGTTCGCGTGTTTGGAGTGGAGCGTGCTCGCCTTGAGACTGGTGAACTGCATGTGCGTAACAGGATGACGGGACGAATCTTCTTCACACGATATCCGCAGCTCTTTGATTACTTCCACATCGCCCTGCAGCGGGAGGCGGATCAGATGGACTCGAACGAGGGAGGCAGCGATGCGGAGAACGGAGGCGGGAAGCGTCGGCAGGCGGTCCAGCTGGAGGCTATGCTGCTCATGCTCAGCCGACTGTATCCATCCTCGCTGGAGGGCGCCGAGTCCACGTTGAAT TTGAGCGAGTTCGTGCCCTTCCTGATAAAGATCTGCCGCTCCCACGATTTGATGACACGTGAAAGGGCTGCTTTGGTGGTGGCCAACTTTGTCAGCCAGGAGCAAGCGCTCGCCGAGATCAGGCACCTCGTCGTGGAACTCAAGGCGCTGCAGTTAAAGCTGAAG AAGGAAAAGGAAGCCATCATCCTGGACACGAATCTCTTGCACGGACAATTACTACTCCTGCTCCACCTGCACCGCTTGGTTCGCTGGATGAGACCCTCGTTGACAAGAATGCTGCTGCACACACTAGCCGCTCTGGCAGCTCCGATCCTTCAGCGCGACGTGTGTGCGTTCAGTGCGCTGGTGGATGTGATGGTGGCTGCCATGGAGGATGCCGTCGATCCTGGGCTGCTGGATTTCCAGCTTTTAGAGGAGATCGGTGCTGTGTACCTGTTGGACCATAAGGAGGTCCATAAACGCTGCCAGGAGCAGGGAATCTCCATGCGATTCTACCAGATGTTTGGCCTGCACCTTCACCGATTGCGCGACATTTCCCAGGGAACAGTGCTGCACATAATCGAGGACCTGTctgaacccatctgggccctGGACGAGCTGAAGGTGGAGCTGTGGCTGTACCTCCTGCTACAAAGATCCATGGGACAGGAACGCTCGCTGGTTAGCGAGCTAGACATCGAGCACTTCCAATTTGCAGGCGACATCCGGCGCTATTACAAGACACTCAGCCCCGAGCTGCGAGAGGAAATCGCCCAGGAGCTGTATCAATCCCAGGCCATCCGCTCCTGCGTACTGAATATGGTGAAAGCCTCGACCAGCGGATGTTGGAGCCTCCGATTGGCCGGAAGGCTAGCTGCCTTGCAACCCCTGCTTCAAGACCCAGGATTGGATTTGAATCGGCTGGTTCAGCAATGCTCAGAGGAATACTCCAGTCACCAGGAGGCGGGACTGGTGCTGGGCCTGAAACGTCTGATCACAGAAAGGAAAACCCTGGAGCGGAAGCACTGGCCACCGCTGCTGAACTACGCCCTGCGCCTAGTTGAACCCGTCCAGCCCGTCTACCTTCGTCATCAGGCTGCGGAACTGTGCGATTTGCTAGCACGCAGCCACCTAAAGGACCAACTGGGCTTGGGAGTCGCAAACGTGGACGTTGAGGTGGTCGGTCGCTTTATAAAACTGGTGCTGCTCCTGCTACTGGATGAGGAGGAGTTGGTACGCCACAAGGCTGCCCAGCTGGTGTGCAGTGCAGGTTTTAGGAGCGAAGTCCAACAAGAGCAGGAATCCAAGGCTAAGGACATTTTGCCCAGTGCCCTGACTCCGGAGTTCCTAAAAGTGGTACTTTCAAAACTGGAGAATCAGGCCGACAATCCAGACTTTCTACTGCGACTGTTCCATCTCATCGCTGAGCCTTTCCTGGCCTCCGAAGTGAAGGATTCCGAGCTAAGCATAGATGAAGACGGGGATGTAGATGTGTTCGACAAGCAGGAGATCAACCTGTACTGCGAGCCGCTGCTGGTTCTCTGCGAGTTGTCCGCTGCTTTTCGATCGCAGTTTGGAAAATGCCAGGCGTTGATGGCTACCATAAATGCCCTGGGACTTCCTGCAGATTTGCTTACTAACTAG